A single region of the Oncorhynchus gorbuscha isolate QuinsamMale2020 ecotype Even-year unplaced genomic scaffold, OgorEven_v1.0 Un_scaffold_662, whole genome shotgun sequence genome encodes:
- the LOC124019741 gene encoding C-myc promoter-binding protein-like isoform X1, protein MSEDSKHVLIQILWDNLKLHRDLIQPFYILWNTQRLNCALLLDSVGYPLCRPVCEAERPFGEELLHSVIKSIQRNDVSRPMGQLLQLLGQSLGVKRQRSLYRDILFLCLVALGKDNIDIDAFDREYKMAYDHLSPNLVKLTHNCDRPPSAGVMECRKTFGEPYL, encoded by the exons ATGTCAGAGGACAGTAAACACGTGTTGATCCAGATCTTATGGGACAACCTCAAGCTGCACCGGGATCTCATCCAGCCGTTCTACATCCTGTGGAACACGCAGA GGCTTAATTGTGCTCTGTTGTTAGACA GTGTGGGCTACCCGTTGTGTCGCCCTGTGTGCGAGGCGGAGCGTCCGTTTGGGGAGGAGCTACTCCACAGCGTGATCAAGAGCATCCAGAGGAACGATGTTTCTCGACCAATGGGACAGCTCCTACAGCTGCTCGGGCAGAGCCTGGGGGTCAAGAGGCAAAG GAGTCTGTACAGAGACATCCTCTTCCTGTGTCTGGTGGCTCTGGGAAAGGACAACATTGACATCG acgCTTTTGACCGCGAATACAAGATGGCGTACGACCACCTCAGCCCCAACCTGGTGAAGCTGACGCACAACTGCGACCGTCCGCCCAGCGCTGGGGTCATGGAGTGTCGCAAGACCTTCGGAGAACcctacctctga
- the LOC124019741 gene encoding C-myc promoter-binding protein-like isoform X2 translates to MSEDSKHVLIQILWDNLKLHRDLIQPFYILWNTQSVGYPLCRPVCEAERPFGEELLHSVIKSIQRNDVSRPMGQLLQLLGQSLGVKRQRSLYRDILFLCLVALGKDNIDIDAFDREYKMAYDHLSPNLVKLTHNCDRPPSAGVMECRKTFGEPYL, encoded by the exons ATGTCAGAGGACAGTAAACACGTGTTGATCCAGATCTTATGGGACAACCTCAAGCTGCACCGGGATCTCATCCAGCCGTTCTACATCCTGTGGAACACGCAGA GTGTGGGCTACCCGTTGTGTCGCCCTGTGTGCGAGGCGGAGCGTCCGTTTGGGGAGGAGCTACTCCACAGCGTGATCAAGAGCATCCAGAGGAACGATGTTTCTCGACCAATGGGACAGCTCCTACAGCTGCTCGGGCAGAGCCTGGGGGTCAAGAGGCAAAG GAGTCTGTACAGAGACATCCTCTTCCTGTGTCTGGTGGCTCTGGGAAAGGACAACATTGACATCG acgCTTTTGACCGCGAATACAAGATGGCGTACGACCACCTCAGCCCCAACCTGGTGAAGCTGACGCACAACTGCGACCGTCCGCCCAGCGCTGGGGTCATGGAGTGTCGCAAGACCTTCGGAGAACcctacctctga